Proteins encoded within one genomic window of Thioploca ingrica:
- a CDS encoding deoxycytidine triphosphate deaminase — protein sequence MANVVTDKVIKNMITKGINIVEPFNEAAIQPASIDLRLGNILYEYQFNQYVLGETINEADVIKREFETHSLKNGETAFVGIFEKIYIPDNMIGIIFPRSSITRLGIHIVTTYMNPGYMGHMPLTITNQMGREIILKPNYRVAQLVLWFLDEQSEKVYKDTEAKYYDENVDFSQLHRDEELLRSIREQSQLTEEQAFELGEEVKRNIWNKLKGKVLEYE from the coding sequence ATGGCAAACGTCGTCACCGATAAAGTTATTAAGAACATGATTACTAAAGGGATAAATATTGTCGAACCCTTTAACGAAGCCGCTATACAACCCGCCTCCATTGATCTGAGACTGGGCAACATTCTTTATGAATATCAGTTTAATCAATACGTTCTGGGTGAAACCATAAACGAAGCAGATGTTATCAAGCGGGAATTTGAAACACATTCCTTAAAGAATGGGGAAACTGCTTTTGTAGGTATTTTTGAAAAAATCTATATCCCTGACAATATGATAGGTATTATATTTCCACGTAGTAGTATTACCCGACTCGGTATTCACATTGTCACAACCTACATGAACCCAGGCTATATGGGACACATGCCATTGACGATTACTAATCAGATGGGGCGGGAAATTATCCTAAAACCCAACTACCGCGTTGCTCAACTGGTTTTGTGGTTTTTAGATGAACAGTCCGAAAAGGTCTACAAAGATACTGAAGCAAAGTATTATGATGAAAATGTTGATTTTTCCCAATTACACCGCGATGAGGAATTACTACGTTCTATTCGTGAACAAAGCCAACTGACAGAAGAACAAGCTTTTGAATTGGGCGAAGAAGTCAAACGGAATATTTGGAATAAATTGAAAGGAAAAGTGCTTGAATATGAGTAA
- a CDS encoding nucleotide-binding protein, PIN domain-containing protein yields MSKTIIVDTNILFSVLLNGSSRLAKVLLNSEHHFFTCELAYVELFNLKEKIIKSSQLTNYQVIELLHLCLRRVNFFKEDKISKQHWEEAYQLCREIDKDDTLFVALTLELDGFLWTGDKKLITGLRERGFDKFFGDN; encoded by the coding sequence ATGAGTAAAACTATCATTGTGGATACTAATATCTTGTTTTCAGTTTTACTCAACGGCAGTTCAAGACTTGCAAAAGTGCTACTCAATAGTGAACATCATTTCTTTACTTGTGAACTAGCTTATGTTGAACTTTTCAACCTGAAAGAAAAAATTATCAAGTCAAGTCAACTAACAAACTATCAAGTGATTGAACTACTACATCTCTGTTTAAGAAGAGTAAATTTTTTTAAGGAAGATAAAATCAGTAAACAACATTGGGAAGAAGCATACCAATTATGTAGAGAAATTGATAAAGATGACACCCTTTTTGTTGCACTTACCTTAGAATTAGACGGATTTTTATGGACGGGTGACAAAAAACTTATAACTGGATTAAGAGAACGAGGATTTGATAAATTTTTTGGTGATAACTAA
- a CDS encoding WD40 repeat-containing protein: protein MSDFPYPGLRPFHRYETDIFFGREAATDQLIEKLGQTRFMAVVGPSGCGKSSLVRTGLLAGLEAGFLATAGVHWRIAELRPGNHPFARLAEALLVDKAIGPEYTLPFAEPAEAIAFLHAQLRRGPLSLVEVLRETTLPEQTNLLIVVDQFEEIFRYYYQGAANEAAAFVALLLTSSQLSARPIQVYVVITMRSDFIGDCALFYDLPEAINQGLFLTPRLTREQLREAIEAPANVFDGEIEPGLINRLLNDAGNDPDQLPLLQHALMRMWHLAQAENSPTMVLTIQHYEAIGGLAEALSRHADEAYAELNPLEQKIAEILFCNLTDRSKGLQYTRRPAPLEAVALQANVSWQQVAQVVEIFRQPGRNFLTPVVGSPLTPESILDISHESLIRQWQRLNQWTKAEAEAAELYQRLEDSAGRWQEQRAELWSGIELEIALTWRQQHQPTANWAKRYGEAEGKYFDLAMQFLDNSKAKQQEELKQAELARQRQAKQELHQAKLKAKALLAGKTATWALLGLIIAITLALWGYWERDKALLAKQQAAQSESARTHSLFELQLTHAALLARDEDYAAAKVILKATRELDNQIPTDRRYARNLVAWFCELRGEAPQQTYEGAGAQLLTVAISPDGQTLAAAGEKGTLVLFDVATGRPRQYLQRHSKSVLAALFHPQQPWLISAGKDQRIIIWSLTTGKPILEWQTPDQISALALSPDGTQLASGGTDNHITLWDSRTGQISKEFKIEGKTVDINDLAFDPQGRWLVSATSDNTATLWDLVNLKKIRTFNGHTSEIWGVTFDSTGTFLATSSDDKSIRLWNVATGETLRVLRGHQNTVFKAYFIDIDNGHYLISASQDRTLRIWDTDSGTNLRVLQGHTAGVTGLVIWKNSIFSSSNDGQIMRWQAVLPDQTVVKLPNEPASTAIAPDGKHIAVGFANGTLQWYSLPAVQLRWENKQAHAKDIQRLNFNATGNLLASASFDNTAKLWQVRENQLTEQQVFKGHQDAIYALAFSPDSRVLATASYDSQFGLFTIGSHQQRFHKAHDGLLYSVNFDLSGTRLLTAGEDGYTRLWNIDKEPPVLLQTFPKAQDQVMWANFSPDNQQVATGGRDWLVHVYSVKDNQLRHRLIGHEQTILRTSFTPDAQQMVTVSGDATVRFWDLSNDRELFTLSLPTSSAEGSPLWDFDFRCIGQDCWIAVPLTQGKLVLYQLKAIYK from the coding sequence ATGAGTGATTTTCCTTATCCTGGCTTACGCCCGTTTCACCGCTACGAAACGGATATCTTTTTTGGACGTGAAGCAGCCACTGATCAACTTATCGAAAAATTAGGCCAAACTCGCTTTATGGCTGTGGTTGGTCCGTCAGGATGTGGTAAATCTTCACTGGTACGTACCGGATTGCTGGCGGGTTTAGAAGCCGGATTTTTAGCCACTGCCGGTGTCCATTGGCGAATCGCCGAATTACGCCCGGGTAATCACCCTTTTGCGCGCTTAGCCGAAGCTTTATTAGTCGATAAAGCCATTGGTCCCGAATATACGCTACCGTTTGCAGAACCCGCTGAAGCGATTGCTTTCCTTCATGCTCAATTACGGCGAGGCCCACTGAGTTTAGTGGAAGTTCTCCGCGAAACAACCTTACCAGAACAAACTAATCTGTTAATCGTGGTTGATCAATTTGAAGAAATTTTTCGTTACTATTATCAAGGGGCTGCCAATGAAGCCGCCGCTTTTGTCGCCTTACTCTTAACCAGTAGCCAATTATCAGCTCGGCCCATTCAAGTCTATGTCGTTATCACCATGCGTTCTGATTTTATTGGCGACTGTGCCTTATTTTACGATTTACCTGAAGCGATCAATCAAGGATTATTTCTCACTCCACGGTTAACGCGCGAACAACTACGTGAAGCCATTGAAGCACCAGCCAATGTCTTCGACGGTGAAATTGAACCCGGTTTAATCAATCGGTTACTTAATGACGCGGGTAATGATCCCGATCAATTACCGTTATTACAACATGCTCTCATGCGCATGTGGCACCTCGCTCAAGCGGAAAATTCCCCCACTATGGTATTGACGATTCAACATTATGAAGCCATTGGTGGTTTAGCCGAAGCCTTGTCTCGACATGCAGACGAAGCTTATGCCGAATTGAATCCGCTTGAGCAAAAAATAGCTGAAATTCTGTTTTGCAATCTAACCGACCGCAGTAAAGGCCTTCAATATACTCGTCGTCCAGCCCCATTAGAAGCCGTTGCACTCCAAGCCAATGTTTCATGGCAACAAGTGGCTCAAGTGGTAGAAATTTTTCGCCAACCCGGTCGAAATTTTTTAACCCCGGTCGTGGGTAGCCCGTTAACGCCAGAAAGTATATTAGATATCAGTCACGAAAGCCTTATTCGTCAATGGCAACGCTTAAATCAATGGACTAAAGCCGAAGCCGAAGCCGCTGAACTTTATCAACGTTTAGAAGACAGTGCCGGTCGGTGGCAGGAGCAACGAGCGGAATTATGGTCTGGGATTGAACTCGAAATTGCTTTAACTTGGCGTCAACAACATCAACCCACCGCTAACTGGGCTAAACGTTATGGTGAAGCCGAGGGCAAATATTTTGACTTGGCCATGCAGTTTTTAGATAACAGTAAAGCCAAACAACAAGAAGAACTCAAACAAGCAGAATTAGCTCGACAACGACAAGCCAAACAAGAACTCCACCAAGCTAAACTGAAAGCCAAAGCCCTGTTAGCCGGTAAAACCGCGACTTGGGCGCTATTAGGACTGATCATCGCTATTACGCTAGCTTTATGGGGTTATTGGGAACGAGATAAAGCCTTATTGGCTAAGCAACAAGCAGCGCAGTCTGAAAGTGCGCGTACTCATAGCCTGTTCGAATTACAATTGACCCATGCGGCTTTATTAGCGCGCGATGAAGATTATGCGGCGGCAAAGGTTATTTTAAAAGCAACTCGGGAACTGGATAATCAAATCCCAACGGATCGTCGTTACGCACGCAATTTAGTGGCTTGGTTTTGTGAGCTACGGGGTGAAGCCCCGCAACAAACCTATGAAGGGGCCGGGGCACAACTACTTACGGTAGCCATTAGCCCAGATGGACAAACTTTAGCCGCTGCTGGCGAAAAAGGAACTTTAGTCTTGTTTGATGTGGCCACGGGTCGACCACGTCAATATCTACAGCGGCATAGCAAGTCTGTCTTAGCTGCCCTATTTCATCCTCAGCAACCCTGGCTTATCAGTGCGGGTAAAGACCAACGAATCATCATTTGGTCACTGACAACTGGCAAACCCATTTTAGAATGGCAAACGCCTGATCAAATCAGCGCCTTAGCTTTAAGTCCGGATGGCACACAATTAGCCAGTGGTGGGACCGATAATCATATCACTTTGTGGGACTCACGAACGGGGCAAATTTCGAAAGAGTTCAAAATTGAGGGAAAAACAGTTGATATTAACGATTTGGCCTTTGATCCGCAAGGTCGATGGTTAGTTAGCGCTACCAGTGATAATACTGCCACTTTGTGGGATTTAGTTAACCTTAAAAAAATACGTACTTTTAATGGACATACCAGTGAAATTTGGGGTGTGACTTTTGATTCTACGGGAACATTCCTGGCAACCAGTAGTGATGATAAAAGTATCAGATTGTGGAATGTAGCGACGGGAGAAACTTTGCGCGTATTGCGCGGTCATCAAAATACGGTATTTAAAGCTTATTTTATCGATATCGATAACGGCCATTATTTGATTTCGGCTAGTCAAGACCGTACTTTACGAATATGGGATACTGACAGTGGTACGAATTTAAGGGTTTTACAAGGACATACCGCCGGGGTTACCGGGTTGGTGATTTGGAAAAACTCCATTTTTAGTTCCAGCAATGATGGGCAAATAATGCGTTGGCAAGCGGTATTACCTGATCAAACCGTGGTCAAATTACCTAATGAGCCCGCTTCAACTGCCATTGCGCCAGATGGTAAACATATTGCGGTTGGTTTTGCCAATGGAACGCTGCAATGGTATTCCTTACCAGCAGTTCAACTACGATGGGAAAATAAACAAGCCCACGCCAAAGATATCCAGCGGCTCAATTTTAACGCCACCGGCAATTTATTAGCTTCGGCAAGCTTTGATAATACGGCTAAACTCTGGCAAGTCAGAGAAAATCAGTTAACTGAACAACAAGTCTTTAAAGGACATCAAGATGCCATTTACGCGCTGGCTTTTTCTCCTGATAGTCGTGTTCTGGCTACGGCTAGTTATGATAGTCAATTTGGCTTATTTACCATTGGTAGTCATCAACAACGCTTTCATAAAGCACATGATGGACTGCTCTATTCAGTTAATTTTGATCTCAGTGGTACTCGTTTATTAACGGCTGGAGAAGATGGCTATACCCGATTATGGAATATTGATAAGGAACCCCCGGTATTATTACAAACCTTTCCTAAAGCTCAAGATCAGGTGATGTGGGCAAACTTCAGCCCGGATAACCAACAAGTGGCTACGGGAGGACGAGATTGGTTAGTCCATGTTTATTCAGTCAAAGACAATCAACTTCGTCATCGTCTCATTGGGCATGAGCAAACTATCCTGCGAACCAGTTTCACCCCAGATGCCCAGCAAATGGTAACCGTCAGCGGCGATGCTACGGTACGTTTCTGGGACTTAAGCAACGATAGAGAATTGTTTACTTTATCGCTACCGACTTCATCTGCAGAAGGCTCACCATTATGGGATTTTGATTTTCGATGTATTGGTCAAGATTGTTGGATAGCTGTCCCACTAACACAAGGTAAATTAGTACTTTATCAATTAAAAGCGATTTATAAATAA
- a CDS encoding extracellular ligand-binding receptor, which yields MLIHAPKAYVPNCKHDIFVSYARVDDEPFAGADKGWVTTLITGLKILLGKKLGSPELFSLWMDHELRGNTPTTPHICKQLETSALFVLILSPAYEVSQWCQFELNTLLAIAGKDSGRIFVVEHDIVEERSPDLSDLLGYKFWVRNEFGQPRILAIPKPNPEEFEYYQKLDDLARQLVEKLKELKQEAQAKLATTPTLPSDYADLIAATTTLTTRLPADEADPTPTITSPPTTTVFLAKVSENLEKHRQEVKGYLEQQGVRILPTKEYAFATLQQSLDQDLKECQLFVQLLNDNSGGFINYPLFQYQRAQAASLPILQWRDPRLNLTTVTDSVQRTLLEASTVMAVHLFEFQTYIIKYLTPAPVEIPKPTTAGDILVFINAAPEDMTLAHRIKDILDAHGIGYSLPLEISTSTKAAEIRNYLEQNLLYCDSIIVLYDNTSAVWVNEQLLYCRRMQRLRDQPLKIIAVYSTPSPNKPPLNIKLPNMQILNCPATQVESCLPLFLQSL from the coding sequence ATGCTAATTCATGCTCCTAAAGCCTATGTTCCTAATTGTAAACACGATATTTTTGTAAGCTATGCTCGTGTTGATGATGAACCATTTGCCGGAGCAGATAAAGGCTGGGTAACCACATTAATAACCGGTTTAAAAATTTTATTGGGAAAGAAACTCGGTAGCCCAGAGTTGTTTTCATTGTGGATGGATCATGAATTACGGGGTAATACGCCAACCACACCCCACATTTGTAAACAACTAGAAACTTCTGCTCTATTTGTGTTGATCCTCTCTCCAGCTTATGAGGTATCTCAGTGGTGTCAGTTCGAACTGAATACTTTGTTGGCGATAGCTGGGAAAGATTCCGGGCGGATTTTTGTCGTTGAACACGATATCGTTGAAGAACGATCACCCGATTTAAGTGATCTACTCGGGTATAAATTTTGGGTACGCAATGAATTTGGGCAACCTCGTATCTTAGCCATTCCTAAACCCAATCCCGAAGAATTTGAATATTACCAAAAACTGGATGATCTCGCTCGACAATTAGTTGAAAAACTGAAAGAATTAAAACAAGAAGCCCAAGCAAAGTTAGCAACGACACCAACATTACCCTCTGATTATGCTGACCTAATAGCGGCGACAACCACCTTAACGACTCGGTTACCCGCTGACGAGGCTGATCCTACACCGACTATCACCTCTCCACCTACAACCACCGTCTTTTTAGCTAAAGTGAGCGAAAATTTAGAAAAACATCGTCAAGAAGTTAAAGGCTATCTTGAACAACAAGGTGTACGAATATTACCAACGAAAGAATATGCATTCGCCACTTTACAACAATCACTTGATCAAGACTTAAAGGAATGTCAGTTATTTGTTCAATTGTTAAATGATAATAGCGGTGGTTTTATTAACTATCCTTTATTTCAATATCAGCGTGCTCAAGCAGCATCATTACCAATTTTGCAATGGCGTGATCCCCGGTTGAATTTAACCACGGTTACTGATTCAGTTCAGCGTACGCTTTTGGAAGCCAGTACCGTTATGGCGGTGCATTTATTTGAATTTCAAACCTACATTATCAAATACTTAACCCCAGCACCGGTTGAGATACCTAAACCGACCACTGCCGGGGACATATTAGTATTTATCAATGCCGCACCAGAAGATATGACGTTAGCCCACCGCATTAAAGACATTTTAGATGCGCATGGCATTGGTTATAGTTTACCCCTAGAGATTTCTACGAGTACCAAAGCGGCGGAAATACGCAATTATTTAGAGCAAAATTTACTTTATTGTGATTCTATTATCGTCCTTTACGATAACACCTCGGCCGTTTGGGTTAATGAACAACTTTTATATTGCCGACGCATGCAAAGGCTGCGAGACCAGCCCTTGAAAATTATTGCAGTGTATAGCACACCTTCTCCTAACAAACCTCCTTTGAATATTAAATTACCTAATATGCAAATTTTAAATTGTCCGGCAACCCAAGTAGAAAGTTGTTTACCTCTGTTCTTGCAGTCATTATAA
- a CDS encoding N5-glutamine S-adenosyl-L-methionine-dependent methyltransferase, with protein sequence MEHPLDELHTISDFIRWGATQFNKAQLFFGHGTDNAVDEAATLVLYALHLAPEIPAILWHAQLTHSEKQVIVEFLNRRIQERIPIPYLTHEAWFAHLRFYVDRRVLIPRSPIAELIEQRFEPWVQVEQIERMLDLCTGSGCIAIASAMLAFPQAEIDAVDISSEALEVAQKNVENYGLEHRVHTLFSDLFASLSGKQYDLIVCNPPYADAQELQNMPEEYHYEPKVGLAAGQDGLLFVKRILRQAAPYLTPHGVLIVEVGLSQNSLIAEYPDVPFMWLEFQRGGEGVFLLTAEQLRLYAHVF encoded by the coding sequence ATGGAACATCCCCTTGATGAATTACATACCATCAGTGATTTTATTCGCTGGGGTGCAACTCAATTCAACAAAGCTCAGTTATTTTTTGGGCATGGTACTGATAATGCGGTAGATGAAGCCGCTACCTTGGTTTTATATGCTTTGCATCTCGCCCCAGAAATTCCAGCCATTTTATGGCATGCTCAACTCACTCACTCAGAAAAACAAGTCATCGTTGAATTCCTGAATCGGCGAATCCAAGAACGCATTCCCATTCCTTACCTGACCCACGAAGCTTGGTTTGCTCACTTGCGTTTTTATGTCGATAGGCGGGTATTAATTCCTCGCTCGCCCATAGCCGAATTAATAGAACAACGCTTCGAACCTTGGGTTCAAGTTGAACAGATTGAACGGATGTTAGATCTCTGTACGGGCAGCGGTTGTATTGCGATTGCCAGTGCGATGTTAGCTTTTCCACAAGCAGAAATCGATGCGGTCGATATCTCTAGTGAAGCCCTCGAAGTAGCACAAAAAAATGTTGAAAATTATGGGCTTGAACACCGAGTTCATACCCTATTTTCGGATTTGTTTGCTAGCCTGAGTGGTAAGCAGTATGATTTAATTGTCTGTAATCCGCCTTATGCAGATGCACAAGAACTCCAAAATATGCCAGAGGAATACCACTACGAACCTAAAGTCGGTTTAGCTGCGGGACAAGATGGATTATTGTTTGTCAAACGGATTTTGCGGCAAGCAGCACCCTATTTAACCCCCCATGGCGTGCTGATTGTTGAAGTGGGTCTGAGCCAAAACAGTTTGATAGCAGAATATCCTGATGTGCCTTTTATGTGGCTAGAGTTTCAACGCGGTGGTGAAGGCGTATTTTTATTGACGGCAGAACAATTACGTCTCTATGCTCATGTTTTCTAA
- a CDS encoding protease subunit of ATP-dependent protease — MITQANADMGAATAVVEKATLDQANQAVAPTRPPPDKSLTNESSKTTPDSNPTTPLNSPSKPSIHPQSNRNNAKIDPIQSEIEWLKLQNAALSLQNLIQTEKYAQELSNLRQDKDKLLLQNELEVEKRRHELAQLQAEKEKVLLDNELQSAHQTQLLAQFEATKRQLELENDIHDQEKRQLLTELASERDRLALLNAVQEEKNKQQELQIQLETAKLNLAMAQVEFEKNKQGLNLEELTQKISAREQREIWESQVNNPQEYLQEPFVEGHLIISDRKIDLDTVIVSGTAEYVNERIHYYNNKNTQYPIFLIIDRCYGGSVMEGSKILEVMHNSRAPVYVVVKTLAASMAAVITTLATRSYAYPNAILVHHQMLSFAFGNERQIAEQMEVTQEWTKRIMYPVAQKMGITIEEFTKKMYEKDSNGNWREFADKATQLKWVDQVVSDIRDASITKKPVDILETEPEEEEEEPAFHEQTFTEKTDVRGQRYVELPQLIPLDFYYLYNPHNYYR, encoded by the coding sequence ATGATTACTCAAGCCAATGCTGATATGGGCGCGGCAACTGCGGTGGTTGAGAAAGCAACCCTAGACCAAGCTAATCAAGCGGTTGCGCCTACTCGCCCACCACCAGATAAGTCTTTAACTAATGAATCCAGTAAAACGACACCGGACTCTAATCCAACTACACCACTAAACTCACCTTCTAAACCGTCGATTCATCCTCAATCGAATCGGAATAACGCTAAAATTGACCCTATTCAATCAGAAATAGAATGGCTAAAATTACAAAATGCGGCCTTATCTCTCCAAAATCTAATTCAAACCGAAAAATACGCCCAAGAATTATCAAACCTACGACAAGATAAAGATAAATTACTTTTACAGAACGAATTAGAGGTTGAAAAAAGACGGCATGAATTAGCCCAATTACAAGCTGAAAAAGAAAAAGTATTACTCGACAATGAATTACAATCAGCCCATCAAACTCAATTATTGGCTCAATTTGAAGCTACAAAACGTCAACTAGAACTAGAAAACGACATTCATGATCAAGAAAAAAGGCAACTACTGACCGAATTGGCTAGCGAAAGAGATCGATTAGCTTTATTAAATGCTGTACAAGAAGAAAAAAATAAACAACAAGAATTGCAAATTCAACTCGAAACCGCCAAACTTAACTTGGCAATGGCTCAGGTTGAATTTGAAAAAAACAAACAGGGCCTCAATTTAGAAGAATTAACTCAAAAGATTTCGGCACGAGAACAACGTGAAATTTGGGAAAGTCAAGTTAATAACCCCCAAGAATATTTGCAAGAACCTTTTGTTGAGGGTCATTTAATTATCAGTGATCGTAAAATTGATCTCGATACAGTTATCGTGTCGGGAACAGCAGAGTACGTCAACGAGCGAATTCATTATTATAATAATAAAAATACTCAATATCCTATTTTCCTAATAATTGATCGTTGTTATGGTGGTTCAGTTATGGAAGGTTCAAAAATTCTGGAGGTGATGCATAATAGCCGTGCGCCGGTCTATGTGGTCGTAAAAACATTGGCAGCGAGTATGGCGGCGGTGATCACGACTTTAGCAACACGTTCTTATGCCTATCCCAACGCGATTTTAGTTCACCATCAAATGTTGAGTTTTGCTTTTGGTAATGAAAGACAAATAGCCGAACAGATGGAAGTTACTCAAGAATGGACTAAACGAATTATGTACCCAGTCGCCCAAAAAATGGGCATAACTATAGAAGAATTTACTAAAAAAATGTATGAAAAAGATTCTAATGGTAATTGGCGAGAATTCGCTGATAAAGCTACGCAATTAAAATGGGTGGATCAAGTCGTTAGCGATATAAGGGATGCTTCTATTACCAAAAAGCCAGTTGATATACTCGAAACTGAACCCGAAGAAGAGGAAGAGGAACCCGCTTTCCATGAGCAAACCTTCACTGAAAAAACGGATGTTCGAGGTCAACGTTATGTAGAATTGCCTCAGCTTATTCCATTAGATTTTTATTATTTGTATAATCCTCACAACTACTATAGATAG
- a CDS encoding sensory box/GGDEF family protein, producing the protein MAEKSLILIVDDEIISRSTIEILLASEGYELIFAENGAEALVKAIELIPDLMLLDIMMPGMNGFEVCQQLRANPRTSELPVVMITALDDRESRLRGLEVGADDFMSKPFDRAELRARIRTITRLNRYRRLVETEEQLVYLANYDTLTGLPNRNLLMERLQQSLGRARRSHRGVAVLVVDVDSFRIINDSFGHDCADNLLCKIAHRLTQTVSEIEATVARISGDEFVILVDTDNLVKEVSGVAQRLLNSISQPLMLNKHEIIVTASVGISVYPSDGEEAAALLKNANTAVSRAKAAGKNTYQFFTTEMNQAALKRLILENQLRRVLEREELCLFYQPQIALSTGQLVGMEALLRWQHPESGLLSPSQFVAVAEEMNLIIPIGEWVLRTACYQTQAWQAAGLLPIRISINVSSRQFKPVYWLQTIKNVLQESQLAPNYLELELTESVLMEEHNDNNNSIVAVLTELRTMGVQIAIDDFGTGYSSLSYLKRLPVNTLKIDRSFIQDINSNRDDAAIITAIIALAHSLHLSVVAEGVENKEQLIFLQSRQCEIVQGYLLSKPLSQEEMTKLLQRIDQQPLCLLPV; encoded by the coding sequence ATGGCGGAGAAAAGTCTTATTTTAATTGTGGATGATGAAATCATCTCGCGTTCTACGATTGAAATCTTACTTGCATCAGAAGGATATGAGTTAATTTTTGCAGAGAATGGAGCAGAAGCTTTAGTAAAGGCCATTGAATTAATACCTGATTTAATGTTATTGGATATCATGATGCCAGGGATGAATGGGTTTGAAGTTTGTCAGCAACTCCGTGCTAATCCGCGCACCTCAGAATTACCGGTGGTGATGATAACCGCTTTGGATGACCGAGAATCGCGGTTACGTGGTTTAGAAGTGGGTGCGGATGATTTCATGAGCAAACCCTTTGATCGTGCTGAATTACGTGCTCGTATTCGTACCATAACCCGTCTTAATCGTTACCGTCGCTTAGTTGAAACGGAAGAACAATTAGTTTATTTAGCTAATTACGATACCTTGACGGGTTTACCTAACCGTAATCTATTAATGGAACGACTGCAACAATCTCTCGGGCGTGCTCGTCGCAGTCATCGGGGTGTTGCGGTCTTAGTAGTCGATGTAGATAGTTTCCGAATTATTAATGATTCCTTTGGGCATGATTGTGCGGATAATTTGTTGTGTAAAATCGCACACCGTCTCACTCAAACGGTGTCCGAGATTGAAGCCACTGTGGCACGAATCAGTGGTGATGAATTTGTTATTTTGGTTGATACGGATAATCTTGTTAAAGAAGTGAGTGGGGTAGCACAACGATTATTAAATAGCATTAGCCAGCCGCTCATGCTCAATAAACATGAGATTATTGTGACGGCGAGTGTCGGTATTAGTGTTTATCCGAGTGATGGCGAAGAAGCAGCCGCTTTACTCAAAAATGCCAATACCGCAGTGTCACGTGCCAAAGCAGCGGGTAAAAATACTTATCAATTTTTTACGACCGAAATGAACCAAGCCGCTCTCAAACGTCTCATTTTAGAAAATCAACTGCGTCGAGTACTAGAGCGCGAGGAATTATGTTTATTTTATCAACCACAAATTGCCTTGAGTACTGGGCAGTTAGTGGGAATGGAAGCGTTGTTACGTTGGCAACATCCAGAATCTGGCTTACTTTCACCCAGTCAATTTGTTGCGGTTGCTGAAGAAATGAATCTGATCATCCCTATCGGTGAATGGGTATTGCGAACCGCTTGCTATCAAACTCAAGCTTGGCAAGCCGCCGGATTACTGCCAATTCGTATCTCTATTAATGTATCCAGTCGACAGTTTAAACCGGTTTATTGGTTACAAACGATTAAAAATGTTTTACAAGAAAGTCAATTGGCACCCAATTACTTAGAATTAGAACTGACTGAAAGTGTGCTGATGGAAGAACACAATGATAATAACAACAGTATCGTTGCGGTGTTAACGGAATTACGCACCATGGGAGTACAAATCGCGATTGACGATTTTGGCACCGGCTATTCTTCATTGAGCTATTTAAAAAGATTACCCGTCAACACCTTAAAAATTGATCGTTCTTTTATTCAAGATATTAATTCTAACCGTGATGATGCGGCTATTATTACCGCGATTATTGCGCTAGCGCATAGTTTGCATCTCTCAGTGGTGGCCGAAGGAGTAGAAAATAAGGAGCAACTCATTTTTTTACAAAGTCGACAGTGTGAAATTGTACAAGGCTATCTATTGAGCAAGCCATTGTCACAAGAAGAAATGACTAAACTGTTACAACGGATTGACCAGCAGCCGCTTTGCTTATTACCGGTTTAA
- a CDS encoding response regulator receiver, with protein MSDKTTILIVDDEIVSRYTIEALLESEDYTLVFAENGEQGLEKAELLTPDLILLDVMMPGINGFEVCRRLRANPQLANLPVVMVTAWDDPTARSRCLEIGANEVICKPFNRKDLHTVISKLIHSHED; from the coding sequence ATGAGCGATAAAACCACTATTTTAATCGTTGATGATGAAATCGTTTCCCGTTATACCATAGAAGCGCTCTTAGAATCAGAAGATTATACTTTAGTCTTTGCTGAAAATGGTGAGCAAGGATTAGAAAAAGCGGAATTGCTTACCCCCGACTTAATTTTGTTAGATGTCATGATGCCAGGGATAAATGGTTTTGAGGTCTGTCGACGTCTCCGAGCCAACCCTCAATTGGCTAATTTACCCGTGGTTATGGTGACGGCGTGGGATGATCCAACCGCACGTTCACGCTGTCTAGAAATTGGTGCTAATGAAGTGATTTGTAAACCGTTTAACCGTAAAGATTTACATACGGTTATTAGTAAACTTATCCATTCTCATGAAGATTAA